The following proteins come from a genomic window of Rutidosis leptorrhynchoides isolate AG116_Rl617_1_P2 chromosome 10, CSIRO_AGI_Rlap_v1, whole genome shotgun sequence:
- the LOC139873182 gene encoding uncharacterized protein, with protein MDIDESGWILEFLLRQNSLDDKTLNDLIRVLPLPNNNPKLKKSLILRSINRDIENQNITQTTIELLEQIEQLDINEGNTQVSDSMKSAYCAVALHCTAQCVERIVNSGGDKKDECASDLKRIWSSRIREMLRSNKSGLIKDEILKWVDDFEIDEFDVNVRKNVLEMCKELDVFEVVREYVNEAKEKMGPSFLEIACETILKDDGLSKAMGLDDGVEVCDHNKDGEPANSKRNGETSTHVLPRKKKIVPRCTRGPSGPKTHRGAKIVDPTETSDNNNRYNYIPSPEVNKVQEDLEISSFNLHQVVKDPLPDAIRLAESLKGCRNEENTVHDHAVGNSAMADTEAPKTSDDRKGKALEDNGDDVICGDQNNRRKPSLMERNNTAHTFEWSDSIESTEDGSPTIPHLPTPKTRAVSPLNIYKMEKLTRQRKKRKWTILEEDTLRTGVQKYGKGNWKLILGMYRDIFEDRTEVDLKDKWRNLTR; from the exons ATGGACATCGACGAATCAGGATGGATACTCGAATTTCTTCTTCGACAAAATTCACTCGACGATAAAACCCTAAACGATCTAATTCGCGTTCTTCCACTTCCGAACAACAATCCAAAACTCAAAAAATCATTAATCCTTCGAAGCATCAATCGCGATATTGAAAATCAAAATATCACTCAAACCACAATTGAGCTTCTGGAACAAATCGAACAATTAGATATCAATGAAGGCAACACTCAAGTCTCTGATTCAATGAAATCAGCTTACTGTGCTGTAGCTCTGCATTGTACTGCACAATGCGTTGAACGTATCGTAAACAGCGGTGGCGATAAGAAAGATGAGTGTGCTAGTGATTTGAAGAGAATTTGGAGTAGTAGGATTCGCGAAATGTTGCGGTCTAATAAGTCGGGTTTGATTAAAGATGAGATTTTGAAATGGGTGGATGATTTTGAGATTGATGAGTTTGATGTTAATGTTCGTAAGAATGTTCTGGAAATGTGTAAAGAACTGGATGTGTTCGAGGTTGTTCGTGAGTATGTAAATGAGGCGAAGGAGAAGATGGGGCCTTCGTTTCTTGAAATCGCGTGTGAGACGATTTTGAAAGATGATGGATTGAGTAAAGCTATGGGTTTGGATGATGGTGTGGAAGTTTGTGATCATAATAAAGATGGTGAACCAGCTAATAGCAAGCGTAATG GAGAAACAAGCACTCATGTGCTACCCAGAAAAAAGAAGATTGTCCCAAGGTGTACAAGGGGACCATCAGGACCCAAAACCCATAGAGGAGCTAAAATTGTTGATCCGACTGAGACATCTGACAACAACAACAGATACAATTACATTCCTTCTCCTGAAGTAAATAAAGTTCAAGAGGATCTTGAAATAAGTTCTTTTAATCTGCATCAAGTGGTGAAGGACCCTCTTCCAGATGCAATACGTCTTGCTGagtctttgaaaggttgcagaaaCGAAGAAAATACTGTTCATGACCATGCTGTTGGTAATTCTGCTATGGCTGATACTGAAGCTCCTAAAACCTCAGATGATAGAAAAGGTAAAGCTTTAGAAGACAATGGAGATGATGTCATTTGTGGGGATCAAAACAATAGGCGTAAGCCTAGCTTAATGGAACGAAATAACACCGCCCATACTTTCGAG TGGTCTGACTCCATTGAGTCTACGGAGGATGGGTCACCTACAATACCTCACTTGCCCACTCCGAAAACGAGAGCAGTATCACCTTTAAATATTTACAAGATGGAAAAACTCACAAGGCAGAGAAAGAAACGGAAATGGACCATCTTAGAAGAGGACACTCTGCGGACAGGCGTGCAAAA ATATGGTAAAGGAAATTGGAAACTGATTTTAGGTATGTATCGCGACATTTTTGAAGATAGAACTGAG GTTGATTTGAAGGATAAGTGGAGAAATCTTACACGCTAG